The Cyclobacteriaceae bacterium genome includes a region encoding these proteins:
- the ilvB gene encoding biosynthetic-type acetolactate synthase large subunit gives MDALLTKSRSGLTADQKREESLPKQKISGSKALLQSLVSENVDILFGYPGGAIMPVYDALYDFSDQLTHILVRHEQGAVHAAQGYARVSGKVGVALATSGPGATNLVTGLADALIDSTPIVCITGQVFAHLLGTDAFQETDVVNTTIPVTKWNIQVTEAKDIAPAIAKAFYIAKSGRPGPVLIDITKNAQNELMDEVEYKKCESIRTYRPRPSLQHSQVEAATQLINNAKKPYILAGQGVLLSGATQELIAFSEKTGIPVACTLLGLGGFPTDHPNYAGYLGMHGNYGSNVNTNECDVLIGLGMRFDDRVTGNVSKYAKQAKIIHIDIDNSEINKIIRADVSVHADAKEALIALTEKCHVNRHDSWRETFRNFDRIEYEKVIQKEFNPSGELMMAEVINHLSNLTKGESIVVTDVGQHQMVTSRYYKFKSPRTNVTSGGAGTMGFALPAAIGAKLAMPHQQVVAVIGDGGYQMTIQELGTIMQYKIPVKVLVLNNNFLGMVRQWQQLFHQKRYSFTEMQNPDFIKIAEAYNVTARKVEKREDLQGALKEMLDAKTSYFLEVVVGKEDNVFPMIPTGAGVSDILLEQPK, from the coding sequence ATGGATGCGTTACTGACGAAGAGTAGATCGGGGTTGACGGCTGATCAGAAAAGAGAGGAATCTCTTCCAAAGCAAAAGATCTCCGGGTCAAAAGCTTTATTGCAAAGTCTTGTTTCCGAAAACGTGGATATTCTCTTTGGATATCCTGGCGGAGCAATCATGCCGGTGTATGATGCTTTGTATGATTTTTCAGATCAGCTGACACATATATTGGTGCGTCACGAGCAAGGAGCAGTACATGCTGCTCAGGGATATGCAAGAGTATCCGGAAAAGTAGGAGTGGCGTTGGCAACCTCTGGTCCCGGTGCAACAAATTTGGTTACAGGGCTTGCAGATGCATTGATAGACTCAACACCAATTGTATGTATTACGGGCCAGGTGTTTGCTCATTTATTGGGCACCGATGCATTTCAGGAAACGGATGTTGTTAATACGACTATCCCTGTAACGAAGTGGAACATCCAGGTTACAGAAGCTAAGGATATTGCTCCTGCCATTGCGAAAGCATTTTACATCGCGAAAAGCGGAAGACCCGGCCCTGTATTAATAGACATTACCAAGAATGCTCAGAATGAATTGATGGATGAGGTCGAATATAAAAAGTGTGAAAGCATAAGAACCTACCGACCGAGACCTTCCTTGCAACATTCGCAGGTGGAGGCCGCGACACAGTTAATTAATAATGCAAAGAAGCCTTACATTCTTGCGGGACAGGGAGTTTTACTTTCAGGTGCTACTCAGGAGCTTATTGCATTTTCAGAGAAGACTGGAATTCCGGTAGCGTGCACTCTTTTGGGTTTGGGGGGATTTCCAACCGATCATCCAAACTATGCAGGCTATCTTGGAATGCACGGAAATTATGGATCGAACGTAAACACCAATGAATGTGATGTATTGATTGGTCTTGGGATGCGATTTGATGATCGAGTTACCGGCAATGTGAGCAAGTATGCAAAGCAGGCAAAGATCATTCATATTGATATTGATAATTCAGAGATCAATAAGATCATACGAGCTGATGTATCAGTTCATGCAGATGCGAAAGAAGCCCTTATTGCATTGACTGAAAAGTGTCATGTGAATCGTCATGATTCATGGAGAGAGACCTTTCGCAACTTTGACAGAATTGAATATGAGAAGGTAATTCAAAAGGAGTTTAATCCTTCCGGTGAGTTGATGATGGCGGAGGTCATCAATCATCTTTCAAACCTTACAAAGGGAGAGTCCATTGTGGTGACGGATGTTGGTCAGCATCAAATGGTGACATCGCGTTATTATAAATTCAAAAGCCCAAGAACGAATGTTACTTCTGGTGGGGCAGGTACCATGGGCTTTGCACTTCCTGCGGCGATTGGCGCCAAACTTGCAATGCCGCATCAGCAAGTGGTAGCTGTGATCGGTGATGGAGGATACCAAATGACTATCCAGGAACTTGGTACAATCATGCAGTATAAAATACCGGTTAAAGTGCTGGTGTTGAATAACAACTTCCTGGGAATGGTTCGTCAATGGCAGCAACTTTTCCATCAGAAGCGCTATTCATTTACAGAGATGCAGAATCCTGATTTTATAAAAATCGCAGAAGCTTATAATGTTACTGCCCGAAAGGTTGAGAAGAGGGAAGATCTACAGGGTGCTTTGAAAGAAATGTTGGATGCTAAAACTTCTTATTTTCTGGAGGTGGTAGTTGGAAAGGAAGACAATGTATTTCCGATGATCCCAACAGGAGCAGGAGTGTCGGATATTTTACTCGAACAACCCAAATAG
- the ilvC gene encoding ketol-acid reductoisomerase, translated as MAKINFGGTMEEVVTREEFPMEKALEVLQKETIAIIGYGVQGPAQALNLRDNGFNVIVGQRKGSKTWNKAVEHGWIPGETLFEIEEAAKRGTILEFLLSDAGQIALWPTIKPYLTKGKTLYFSHGFGITFKDQTGIIPPADVDVVLAAPKGSGTSVRRLFLQGKGINSSYAVFQDASGNATTKAIALGIGVGSGYLFQTDFKKEVYSDLTGERGTLMGAIAGIFEAQYEVLRSKGHTPSEAFNETVEELTQSLMPLVAENGMDWMYANCSTTAQRGALDWKKKFKAATLPVFKELYDSVASGAEAKRTIETCSKPDYREKLAEELKEVRESELWQAGAAVRALRPEKEKVAASMIN; from the coding sequence ATGGCAAAGATCAATTTTGGTGGCACAATGGAAGAGGTGGTAACACGGGAAGAATTTCCGATGGAAAAAGCATTGGAAGTTTTGCAAAAGGAAACCATTGCAATCATTGGATATGGAGTCCAAGGTCCGGCTCAGGCCCTCAATCTTCGCGACAATGGATTTAATGTGATTGTTGGTCAACGCAAAGGTTCCAAAACATGGAATAAAGCTGTAGAGCATGGCTGGATCCCGGGTGAAACTTTATTTGAAATTGAAGAAGCTGCCAAGCGCGGAACGATTCTTGAGTTCTTATTGTCTGATGCTGGTCAGATTGCTTTGTGGCCAACTATCAAACCTTATCTTACAAAAGGCAAAACACTTTACTTCTCTCATGGCTTTGGCATTACTTTCAAAGATCAAACGGGAATTATTCCTCCAGCGGATGTTGACGTTGTGCTTGCAGCTCCGAAAGGTTCCGGTACTTCTGTTCGCAGATTATTTTTGCAGGGTAAAGGAATTAATTCAAGCTATGCTGTTTTTCAGGATGCTTCCGGAAACGCTACAACGAAAGCAATTGCTCTTGGCATTGGTGTAGGCTCTGGTTACTTGTTCCAGACAGATTTCAAAAAAGAAGTGTACTCTGATTTGACAGGCGAACGTGGCACATTGATGGGTGCCATTGCTGGTATCTTTGAAGCTCAGTATGAAGTTTTGCGTTCAAAAGGACACACGCCTTCTGAGGCTTTCAACGAGACTGTTGAAGAATTGACACAGAGCTTAATGCCATTGGTAGCAGAGAATGGAATGGATTGGATGTATGCCAACTGTTCAACAACTGCTCAACGTGGTGCACTTGACTGGAAAAAGAAATTCAAAGCAGCGACATTACCTGTGTTCAAGGAGCTTTATGATAGCGTAGCGAGCGGTGCTGAAGCAAAACGTACAATTGAAACTTGCAGCAAACCGGATTATCGTGAAAAGCTTGCAGAAGAATTGAAAGAAGTTCGTGAAAGCGAATTATGGCAGGCAGGTGCAGCGGTCAGAGCATTGCGCCCGGAAAAAGAAAAAGTAGCCGCCAGCATGATCAACTAA
- the ilvA gene encoding threonine ammonia-lyase IlvA, which yields MQSTVKQTLDINSAYEVLKSVVLKTPLQYHRKLSEKFGAEIYLKREDLQVVRSYKIRGAYNLIQSLTPEQRKRGVVCASAGNHAQGVAFSCKELDIKGVIYMPAITPKQKINQVKMFGGSNIEIVLIGDTFDECQAHALEYVDAHKSVFIPPFDHVKVMEGQGTVAKEILEEQSNIDFVFVPIGGGGLCAGLGTYFQTYSPQTKIIGVEPQGAPSMKEALKAGKPVVLDSIQRFVDGASVKKVGDFTFPICKEVLSDMLLVPEGKASSTILQLYNEDAIVAEPAGALSIAALDQYADQLKGKKAVCILSGGNNDIDRMQEIKERSLLFEGLKHYFIVRFAQRPGALKEFVNHILGPNDDIVRFEFIQKHNKETGPALIGIEVKSKEDFTLLIDRMNSHKLNYTLVNQNENLFEYLV from the coding sequence ATGCAATCGACCGTAAAACAAACACTCGACATCAACTCCGCATACGAGGTGCTAAAGAGTGTTGTATTAAAGACTCCCCTTCAGTATCATCGCAAACTATCAGAAAAGTTTGGTGCTGAAATTTATCTGAAGAGGGAAGATCTTCAGGTCGTTCGCTCATATAAGATTAGAGGTGCTTATAATTTAATTCAAAGTCTAACGCCTGAGCAACGTAAACGCGGAGTTGTTTGTGCCAGTGCTGGAAACCATGCACAAGGAGTTGCCTTCTCTTGTAAGGAACTTGATATAAAAGGTGTCATCTATATGCCGGCAATAACTCCGAAGCAGAAGATTAATCAGGTAAAAATGTTTGGTGGCAGCAATATCGAAATTGTTCTCATTGGAGACACGTTTGATGAATGCCAGGCCCATGCTCTTGAGTATGTTGATGCACATAAAAGTGTATTTATTCCTCCTTTTGATCATGTTAAAGTCATGGAGGGGCAGGGCACTGTTGCAAAGGAAATCCTTGAAGAGCAGTCCAATATTGACTTTGTATTTGTTCCGATTGGTGGTGGTGGTTTGTGTGCAGGTTTGGGAACTTACTTTCAGACTTATTCACCTCAAACAAAAATTATTGGTGTTGAACCTCAGGGAGCGCCTTCGATGAAGGAGGCTTTAAAAGCAGGCAAGCCGGTGGTTCTTGATTCTATTCAGAGGTTTGTGGACGGTGCTTCTGTAAAGAAAGTGGGTGATTTTACTTTTCCGATATGTAAGGAAGTATTATCTGATATGTTGCTCGTTCCGGAAGGAAAAGCAAGTTCCACTATTCTTCAATTATACAATGAGGATGCAATCGTAGCGGAGCCTGCTGGTGCTCTATCGATTGCTGCATTGGATCAGTATGCAGATCAACTGAAGGGTAAAAAGGCGGTTTGCATTCTTAGTGGGGGTAATAATGACATCGATCGTATGCAGGAGATCAAAGAGCGGTCTCTTTTGTTCGAAGGATTAAAGCACTATTTCATTGTTCGTTTCGCGCAACGTCCGGGAGCTTTAAAAGAGTTTGTTAATCATATCCTTGGTCCAAATGATGATATTGTTCGCTTTGAATTCATTCAAAAGCATAACAAGGAAACCGGTCCTGCTTTGATTGGAATCGAAGTTAAGTCGAAAGAAGATTTTACCTTGCTGATCGACCGGATGAATAGTCACAAGTTGAATTATACACTTGTGAATCAAAATGAAAATCTGTTTGAGTATTTGGTATAG
- a CDS encoding response regulator transcription factor — protein sequence MSTPAIRVAIAEDNSFALNVILEKIKSMSNIQACVTANNGSDLIDKIPGSGRVDVILMDIEMPILNGIETTRRVKKDYPGIKILMLTIFEDDDNIFESIRAGADGYLLKDEKGTKIHQAILETMEGGAGMSAGIAARVLKMMVSGGPLKQSVNQEVIDLTKREIEILEQLKAGLSYERIGENLFISYGTVRKHIENVYRKLQVHNKVDAVQKAIQHKIV from the coding sequence ATGAGTACACCTGCCATCCGCGTAGCAATAGCTGAGGATAATTCATTTGCATTGAATGTCATCCTGGAAAAAATAAAAAGCATGAGTAACATTCAGGCATGCGTGACGGCCAATAATGGAAGCGATCTGATTGACAAAATTCCTGGGTCAGGCAGAGTGGATGTCATACTTATGGACATCGAAATGCCAATCCTCAATGGAATTGAAACTACGCGAAGAGTAAAAAAAGATTATCCGGGAATTAAGATTCTTATGCTCACAATTTTTGAGGATGATGATAACATTTTCGAATCGATCCGGGCAGGTGCTGACGGATATTTGCTAAAAGATGAGAAGGGAACAAAAATTCATCAAGCCATTCTTGAAACTATGGAAGGCGGTGCAGGAATGTCTGCCGGAATCGCTGCACGAGTATTGAAAATGATGGTAAGTGGGGGTCCGTTAAAGCAATCTGTAAATCAGGAAGTCATTGATCTTACAAAAAGAGAGATTGAAATCCTTGAACAATTGAAGGCTGGCTTAAGCTATGAGCGCATTGGCGAAAATCTCTTCATCAGTTACGGAACGGTCCGCAAGCACATTGAAAATGTCTACCGCAAACTTCAGGTGCATAATAAGGTAGATGCCGTACAGAAGGCAATACAGCACAAAATAGTTTAA
- a CDS encoding tetratricopeptide repeat protein, whose protein sequence is MDCIRPPRVLTTLLTVTFLVIFCESLLGQKKQIDSLNNLFSTGNDSSKMIALNELSWIYKNSNVDSAIMFARRALYLAKQKRNQKFISKAFNSLGSAKQASGEYDSALYYLNQSIETSSKDDSLSMPNVLNNIGIIYDEKGDYDKALQSYFKGLQMAQKTGAVTIQAYILSNIGIVYKKQKQYDKVLEYYTTALELYKKLNSSFGITVTSGNIGSVLLQTKEYQKSIDYSLIAKKGYEELGYTRYVPYTLGNMAIAYDSLHQPDKAEGYYRQAYNEHLKFDNQYEAAYNSKNLVFFYLKNHKVSEAKLFADKAIASAEKIGAKEMVRDSYNAMSRIAKELGDYKEAYRYQQKYMSLKDSLFEESKTKTIFELEVKYESEAKELELSQQKVLLATNALELEQRNIQVLSLASATLFLLILGVLIYQNQLARRKKLKQESEFQLKLAEAKLENELHQDRLRISRDLHDNIGSRLLFLYTATENLAERSAPESSEKAEQLSLFAKNTLHELRRTVWFINKDNVNLEELQLKLKEYFNFLNQSATLTIDMVLNADPSNIIPSPKAAAIFRVAQEAVSNAIKHSGAHHININLTSSSDNDLQLTISDDGNGFDQNTSGDGNGLKNMQLHASNAKGTISIKSEKKQGTSIVLTLPLD, encoded by the coding sequence ATGGATTGCATTCGACCTCCCCGTGTCCTAACAACATTACTGACAGTAACCTTTCTGGTTATTTTCTGTGAAAGTTTGCTTGGGCAAAAGAAACAAATAGACAGCCTGAACAATTTGTTTTCTACCGGAAACGATTCCAGTAAAATGATCGCCTTGAATGAACTGAGCTGGATCTACAAAAACAGTAATGTTGATTCAGCGATTATGTTTGCACGCCGGGCTCTTTACCTGGCGAAACAAAAACGCAATCAAAAATTCATCTCAAAAGCTTTCAATAGTCTTGGAAGTGCTAAGCAGGCATCCGGTGAATATGATAGTGCCCTCTACTATCTGAATCAATCCATTGAAACAAGCTCTAAGGATGACTCTCTAAGCATGCCTAATGTTCTAAACAACATAGGAATTATTTATGATGAAAAAGGAGATTATGACAAAGCACTTCAATCCTATTTCAAAGGTCTCCAGATGGCTCAGAAAACAGGAGCAGTTACCATACAGGCTTATATCCTCAGCAACATTGGAATCGTTTATAAAAAACAGAAGCAATACGACAAAGTACTCGAATACTATACTACTGCCCTTGAACTCTATAAAAAACTCAACTCATCTTTTGGCATCACTGTAACTTCAGGAAATATTGGTTCTGTTCTCTTACAGACTAAAGAATATCAAAAGTCAATAGACTATTCCCTGATTGCAAAGAAAGGATATGAAGAATTGGGCTACACCCGATATGTCCCATATACCCTTGGCAATATGGCCATTGCCTACGATAGTTTACATCAACCAGACAAGGCGGAAGGGTATTACCGACAGGCATATAATGAGCACTTAAAATTTGACAATCAATATGAGGCTGCTTACAACAGTAAGAATCTCGTTTTCTTCTACCTCAAAAACCATAAAGTTTCAGAAGCAAAACTTTTTGCCGATAAAGCCATTGCCTCTGCTGAGAAGATCGGAGCAAAGGAAATGGTCCGCGATTCCTACAATGCCATGTCGCGCATTGCAAAAGAACTTGGCGATTACAAGGAGGCCTATCGATATCAGCAAAAGTACATGTCCTTAAAAGATAGCTTGTTTGAAGAAAGCAAAACAAAAACCATTTTCGAACTAGAGGTCAAGTATGAAAGCGAAGCAAAAGAACTTGAACTCTCTCAGCAAAAAGTTCTGCTTGCCACCAATGCACTTGAGTTGGAACAAAGAAATATTCAGGTGCTCTCACTTGCATCGGCAACCCTCTTCCTGCTGATCCTTGGAGTTCTCATTTATCAAAATCAACTGGCCCGAAGAAAGAAGCTCAAACAGGAATCAGAGTTTCAGCTAAAGCTTGCAGAAGCAAAACTTGAGAATGAATTACATCAGGACAGGCTTCGGATTTCCAGGGATCTTCATGATAACATCGGTTCAAGGCTTCTGTTTTTATACACGGCTACCGAAAATCTGGCTGAAAGATCTGCACCCGAATCCAGCGAAAAAGCAGAACAATTGTCCCTGTTTGCAAAAAATACATTGCATGAATTAAGAAGAACAGTATGGTTCATCAATAAAGACAATGTAAACCTGGAAGAACTTCAGCTCAAGTTGAAAGAATACTTCAACTTTTTGAATCAGTCGGCGACATTAACCATCGATATGGTCCTGAATGCTGATCCATCCAACATTATTCCTTCACCAAAGGCAGCGGCCATTTTCAGAGTTGCCCAAGAGGCAGTGAGCAACGCCATTAAACACTCAGGAGCACATCATATCAATATCAATCTGACATCTTCTTCTGATAATGATCTTCAGCTCACCATATCAGATGATGGCAATGGATTTGATCAGAATACTTCCGGAGACGGAAACGGTTTAAAAAACATGCAATTGCATGCTAGCAACGCAAAGGGAACTATCAGTATAAAATCTGAAAAAAAACAGGGTACAAGCATTGTTTTAACATTACCACTGGATTAA
- a CDS encoding HAD-IIA family hydrolase, whose protein sequence is MAQGLLIDMDGVVYGGDLMIPGADVFIKSLVTANIPFSFMTNNSQRTRLEAVRKLHKLGMDVTEKHIYTSAMATGKFLSTQIPNGTAYVLGEGGLLTSLHENGITLIDTDPDFVVLGEGRNFTLEMVQRAVDMILAGAKFITTNRDPSPKKKGWANLGIAATTAMIEEATGIEAFVIGKPSPVMMRYARKSLGLEAAETTIIGDTMETDIRGGVQMGYKTILVLSGITKKDHLSRYAFKPDMVVESVSEIKFPLPWW, encoded by the coding sequence ATGGCACAAGGTCTTCTGATTGACATGGATGGAGTGGTTTACGGCGGTGATCTCATGATCCCCGGCGCGGATGTATTTATTAAAAGTCTTGTCACGGCAAATATTCCATTTAGTTTCATGACCAACAACAGTCAGCGGACACGACTGGAAGCCGTTCGAAAGCTTCATAAACTGGGTATGGATGTAACTGAAAAGCACATATATACCAGTGCTATGGCAACGGGAAAATTTCTTTCAACACAGATCCCCAATGGTACTGCTTATGTTTTAGGAGAAGGGGGATTGCTGACAAGCCTTCATGAAAACGGCATTACGCTTATTGATACTGATCCCGATTTCGTGGTGCTCGGTGAAGGGAGAAATTTCACGCTTGAAATGGTGCAGCGTGCTGTTGACATGATATTGGCCGGAGCGAAATTTATAACCACGAATCGTGATCCCTCTCCCAAGAAGAAAGGTTGGGCGAATCTTGGAATTGCAGCAACCACTGCTATGATTGAAGAAGCAACTGGTATTGAAGCATTTGTTATTGGTAAGCCCAGTCCTGTAATGATGCGATATGCCCGAAAGTCATTAGGATTGGAAGCGGCAGAGACTACCATTATTGGCGATACAATGGAGACAGATATCCGCGGGGGTGTTCAGATGGGATATAAGACAATTCTTGTCCTCAGTGGAATTACAAAGAAAGATCATTTGAGCCGATATGCCTTCAAGCCTGACATGGTGGTTGAATCAGTAAGCGAGATAAAGTTTCCATTACCATGGTGGTAA
- a CDS encoding OsmC family protein, with the protein MKRNASAHWEGDLKTGKGNLSTQSTTLNKTQYSFNTRFADGVGTNPEELLAAAHAGCFTMAISSILGEAGFVATSLDTTAAVTLEGLDIKSVHLSIQGKIPNITEAKFIEITKAAEQGCLISKVLKIPITSEAVLLK; encoded by the coding sequence ATGAAACGTAACGCATCAGCACATTGGGAAGGTGATTTGAAAACAGGAAAAGGAAATCTGTCCACTCAAAGCACAACTCTTAATAAAACTCAATATTCTTTCAATACCCGTTTTGCAGATGGTGTAGGTACCAATCCTGAAGAACTACTGGCTGCAGCGCATGCTGGATGTTTTACCATGGCCATCAGCAGCATTCTTGGTGAAGCTGGTTTTGTTGCAACGTCTCTTGATACTACTGCTGCTGTCACGTTGGAAGGTCTTGACATAAAATCAGTTCACCTCTCTATTCAGGGGAAAATTCCAAACATTACAGAAGCAAAGTTTATCGAGATCACAAAGGCGGCAGAGCAAGGATGCTTGATCTCCAAGGTGTTAAAAATTCCTATTACATCAGAAGCTGTTCTTTTGAAGTAG
- the leuC gene encoding 3-isopropylmalate dehydratase large subunit: protein MSDKKPKTIFEKIWDSHVVKRSEGYPDALFIDRHFIHEVTSPQAFDGLKKRGIKVFNTQRTTATADHNVPTKDQHLPIKEALSRHQVETLRTNCKDFGIELYDLGHPFQGIVHIIGPELGLTLPGMTIVCGDSHTSTHGAFGNIAFGIGTSEVEQVLATQCILQYKPKTMRIEINGKLAKGVVSKDIILYIISKLTASGATGFFVEYAGDAIQNLSMEARMTICNMSIEMGARGGLIAPDETTFNYIRGRKFAPQGEDFNQKIIEWKKLLTDEGAVYDEVVKFNAADIAPMITYGTNPGMGMRITDRIPTLEELKEISEQASFTKSLDYMGLEPGSQLLGKAIDYVFIGSCTNARIEDLRLVADMVKGKKKAANVEVWVVPGSKQVEEQAKKEGLDKVFEAAGFELRSPGCSACLGMNEDKVPAGKYCIATSNRNFEGRQGPKSRTFLASPLSAAAAAITGRVTDVRELV, encoded by the coding sequence GTGAGCGATAAGAAACCAAAGACAATTTTTGAAAAGATCTGGGACAGCCATGTTGTCAAGCGCTCAGAAGGATATCCGGACGCACTGTTCATAGACCGTCATTTCATTCATGAGGTAACAAGTCCTCAGGCTTTCGATGGCCTGAAGAAAAGAGGCATCAAAGTATTCAATACACAGCGCACAACTGCTACTGCAGATCATAACGTGCCAACAAAAGATCAGCATCTTCCTATCAAGGAAGCTTTGTCACGTCATCAGGTGGAAACACTCCGTACTAACTGTAAAGACTTTGGAATTGAATTATATGACCTTGGACATCCATTCCAGGGTATTGTACATATCATTGGTCCTGAGCTTGGTTTAACATTGCCAGGCATGACGATCGTCTGTGGTGATAGTCACACCTCAACGCACGGAGCATTTGGAAATATTGCTTTTGGAATTGGTACGAGCGAAGTGGAACAAGTATTGGCAACGCAATGTATTCTTCAATACAAGCCGAAGACAATGCGCATAGAGATTAATGGAAAACTTGCCAAAGGTGTGGTGAGCAAGGATATTATCCTTTACATCATTTCTAAACTTACTGCCAGTGGTGCTACAGGCTTCTTTGTTGAATATGCCGGTGATGCCATTCAAAATCTTTCAATGGAGGCTCGCATGACGATTTGCAACATGAGCATTGAAATGGGTGCACGTGGTGGGTTGATTGCACCGGATGAAACGACTTTCAATTACATCCGAGGAAGGAAATTTGCACCACAAGGAGAGGACTTTAATCAAAAAATTATAGAGTGGAAAAAACTTTTAACCGATGAAGGAGCTGTGTATGATGAGGTAGTGAAGTTCAACGCTGCTGACATTGCTCCGATGATCACATACGGAACAAATCCTGGTATGGGCATGCGCATCACTGATCGTATTCCAACACTGGAAGAACTAAAAGAAATCAGTGAACAGGCTTCGTTTACGAAATCCCTGGATTATATGGGTCTTGAACCAGGGTCACAACTACTGGGGAAAGCAATCGACTATGTTTTTATTGGAAGCTGCACAAATGCCCGTATTGAAGATCTAAGACTTGTAGCCGACATGGTGAAAGGGAAAAAGAAAGCAGCAAATGTTGAAGTGTGGGTTGTTCCAGGTTCAAAGCAAGTTGAAGAGCAGGCAAAGAAGGAAGGGCTTGATAAAGTTTTTGAAGCGGCGGGTTTTGAGCTAAGAAGTCCCGGCTGCTCCGCATGCCTTGGAATGAATGAAGATAAGGTTCCTGCCGGAAAATATTGCATAGCAACTTCCAATAGAAATTTTGAAGGACGACAGGGTCCAAAGTCAAGAACTTTTCTAGCAAGTCCATTGAGCGCAGCAGCAGCAGCGATCACAGGACGAGTGACAGATGTAAGAGAATTAGTTTAA
- the leuD gene encoding 3-isopropylmalate dehydratase small subunit, translating into MSKEKFIALTTTAVPLSVENIDTDQIIPARFLKATTREGFGDNLFRDWRFDADNNPVKDFVLNSGIYSGKILVAGKNFGCGSSREHAAWAIFDFGFRVVISSFFADIFKGNALNNGLLPVVVSDAYLKKLFEAIEKDPNTEIIVDLEKQTVSLNGISESFDINLYKKTCMINGYDDIDYLLSLNSEIREFDLAH; encoded by the coding sequence ATGAGCAAAGAAAAATTTATAGCGCTTACCACCACTGCGGTTCCCTTATCAGTTGAGAATATTGATACTGATCAGATTATTCCTGCGCGCTTTCTTAAAGCAACTACCCGTGAAGGTTTTGGCGACAATCTTTTCCGCGACTGGAGATTTGATGCAGATAATAATCCAGTAAAGGATTTTGTATTGAACTCTGGCATTTACTCGGGAAAAATTCTGGTCGCTGGAAAGAACTTTGGTTGTGGAAGCAGTCGTGAGCACGCGGCGTGGGCGATTTTTGATTTCGGATTCCGGGTCGTGATCTCAAGTTTCTTTGCTGACATTTTTAAAGGCAATGCACTGAACAATGGCTTGCTTCCGGTAGTGGTATCCGATGCCTATTTAAAAAAATTGTTTGAAGCCATCGAAAAGGATCCCAACACTGAGATCATTGTTGATCTTGAAAAGCAGACAGTTTCTCTGAATGGAATTTCTGAAAGTTTTGATATCAATCTTTATAAGAAGACTTGTATGATCAATGGCTACGATGACATTGATTATCTGCTCAGTCTGAATAGTGAGATTCGTGAATTTGACCTGGCGCACTAA